A stretch of Aspergillus nidulans FGSC A4 chromosome VI DNA encodes these proteins:
- a CDS encoding uncharacterized protein (transcript_id=CADANIAT00010405), whose protein sequence is MKGLQIFVSSVLTLGALAAPTTDMTKRADRGSYTVSGLGQRKQAILNAGGNTLDLAIAMLETEGMTTDYTYGDGKTYDAANFGLFKQNWGMLRVCATRYGLAGQSEADWNNGAILNSNVYADVASRWDCQGYYGVDLWFAGHRNGASGLSNPNTDDINNYKSAVYWIQQQIDSNSVYKTDDTRFWVDVQAI, encoded by the exons ATGAAAGGCCTCCAAATATTTGTCTCGTCTGTCCTCACCTTGGGAGCTCTGGCAGCCCCCACGACGGACATGACCAAGAGGGCAGACCGCGGTTCCTACACTGTGTCCGGACTCGGGCAGCGCAAGCAGGCTATTTTGAATGCGGGTGGAAACACCCTTGATCTTGCAATTGCCATGCTTGAGAC AGAGGGAATGACAACCGACTACACCTACGGTGATGGGAAGACCTATGATGCCGCCAATTTCGGTCTTTTCAAGCAGAACTGGGGCATGCTCCGTGTCTGTGCCACTAGGTATGGGTTGGCCGGTCAGTCTGAGGCTGACTGGAATAATGGCGCTATACTGAA TTCGAATGTCTATGCCGATGTCGCGTCCCGCTGGGACTGCCAGGGATACTACGGCGTCGACCTGTGGTTTGCAGGGCACCGCAATGGTGCAAGCGGATTGAGTAATCCGAATACGGATGATATTAACA ACTATAAGAGTGCTGTCTACTGGatccagcagcagatcgaCAGTAACTCCGTCTACAAGACCGATGACACGCGCTTTTGGGTTGATGTCCAGGCTATCTAA
- a CDS encoding wax synthase family protein (transcript_id=CADANIAT00010407) — protein MAKYTPRLVPTITNDFITYLSFSWLWVLILLAETAPLSLARVFSIPGFVALAFMGVASNARTRAHRGSGDGLACLVFLFVLHFINLLCITRVDCRIKRGSTLKENRLSRYRQAAFYMSCLRGTQTKHQIARIPPAPACLRKSTRWGFIGYQMCVLLWQLLVISLVSDIMSCIPQSIRDQYFGQGAELHVFTLDRANWFARLIVTLVPTFLYAYLCIDIAYHFLSIFCVLLGLTSAEAWPPLFGSIHDAYTVRGFWGKTWHQNVRWPLTSCSTFITLRVFCLRRPSILERYVHLGLTFTLSGLIHAIGAFIESDNQEALSTLFFFASNAAIIIIEDALQHLCTKLGPDSRRKYTTPYTTQPPSVFKLILQYGWVLSWLTLNCKLHSEHRYLVLL, from the exons ATGGCAAAATACACTCCAAGACTGGTGCCGACAATCACAAATGACTTTATTACCTATCTCAGCTTTTCCTGGCTCTGGGTTCTTATACTCCTGGCCGAAACAGCCCCGCTTTCACTGGCCCGCGTCTTCAGTATTCCAGGGTTTGTGGCGCTAGCTTTCATGGGAGTTGCCTCCAATGCGCGCACCAGAGCGCACCGCGGCTCTGGCGACGGACTGGCATGTTTGGTGTTCCTGTTTGTTTTACATTTTATCAACCTCCTCTGCATCACTCGAGTCGACTGCAGAATCAAGCGTGGATCAACGCTGAAGGAGAACCGTCTATCTCGATACCGCCAGGCGGCCTTTTACATGTCGTGCCTTCGAGGGACTCAGACCAAGCACCAGATCGCCAGAATACCTCCTGCGCCAGCATGCTTGAGAAAGAGCACCAGGTGGGGTTTTATCGGGTATCAAATGTGTGTGCTATTGTGGCAATTACTGGTTATAAGCCTCGTTTCTGATATAATGAGCTGCATACCCCAGTCTATTCGTGACCAATACTTCGGTCAAGGCGCGGAACTTCACGTCTTCACCCTTGATCGTGCCAACTGGTTCGCCAGACTTATAGTGACCCTTGTCCCGACATTTCTCTATGCCTATCTCTGCATCGACATCGCGTACCACTTCCTATCAATCTTTTGTGTGCTGCTTGGGTTGACCAGCGCGGAGGCCTGGCCACCGTTATTCGGGAGCATTCATGATGCGTATACTGTGcgcggtttttgggg CAAGACATGGCACCAAAACGTCCGTTGGCCACTAACAAGCTGCAGCACCTTCATTACGCTGCGCGTTTTCTGCCTTCGCCGTCCATCTATCCTCGAGCGATATGTGCACCTAGGTCTCACATTCACCCTGTCCGGCTTGATACACGCCATCGGCGCATTTATCGAGTCAGATAACCAGGAAGCATTGAGtacgctcttcttctttgcgtCCAACGCAGCGATAATCATAATTGAGGACGCACTCCAGCATCTGTGCACGAAACTAGGCCCAGACTCGCGGCGCAAATATACGACCCCATATACGACCCAGCCACCTAGCGTCTTTAAATTGATATTGCAATATGGCTGGGTTCTGAGCTGGCTCACTCTT AACTGCAAGCTT
- a CDS encoding protein eglE (transcript_id=CADANIAT00010406): protein MKYSLTLLPTIASLALATPVARQSGSNPSVDGLNFVIDGQTGYFAGTNAYWLPFLTDDADVNLAMSHLAESGLKLLRVWGFNDVNTVPADGTVYFQLHADGVSTINTGGYGLQRLDAVVTAAENEGIKLIIPLVNNWDDYGGMNAYVTAYGGTKTSAFIKAIDSNHLVAIGDEGMGLDGGSEYPYTTTEGNDFALNLAIPDIDFGTLHLYTTDWGVSDNSWGNQWVQDHAAICDTLDKPCLFEEYGIKNNHCTNDLDWQDTSLAATGMAGDLFWQFGDDLSGGQTADDQYTVYYGTDDWTCLVTDHVAEINGA, encoded by the exons ATGAAGTACTCTCTGACCCTTCTTCCAACTATCGCATCTCTCGCTCTGGCAACTCCGGTTGCCAGACAATCGGGCTCAAATCCTTCAGTCGACGGGCTAAACTTTGTCATTGATGGCCAGACCGGCTACTTTGCCGGGACTAACGCGTACTGGCTCCCATTTCTTACTGATGACGCCGATGTCAACCTTGCCATGAGCCATTTGGCGGAATCGGGCCTCAAGCTCCTGCGTGTCTGGGGTTTTAACGATGTGAACACCGTCCCTGCTGATGGCACTGTCTACTTTCAGCTCCATGCGGACGGTGTTTCAACTATCAACACTGGAGGGTACGGCCTCCAGCGTCTGGATGCTGTTGTTACGGCGGCGGAAAATGAAGGGATCAAGTTAATCATCCCGTTGGTGAACAACTGGGATGATTACGGCGGAATGAATGCCTACGTTACGGCATATGGCGGCACCA AAACGAGTGCATTTATAAAGGCTATCGATTCTAATCATCTGGTGGCAATTGGTGATG AGGGAATGGGTCTTGATGGAGGCAGCGAGTACCCCTATACCACCACCGAAGGAAATGATTTTGCTCTGAATCTGGCTATTCCTGATATCGACTTTGGCACCTTGCATCTCTATACTACCGACT GGGGCGTGAGCGATAACTCCTGGGGAAACCAATGGGTCCAAGACCACGCCGCAATCTGCGATACTCTCGACAAGCCGTGCCTGTTTGAGGAATACGGAATCAAGAATAACCATTGTACCAACGATTTGGACTGGCAGGATACTTCTTTGGCCGCAACTGGGATGGCAGGTGATTTGTTCTGGCAGTTTGGCGACGATCTTAGCGGAGGCCAAACAGCTGATGACCAGTACACTGTATACTATGGCACCGATGACTGGACTTGTTTGGTGACAGACCATGTTGCCGAGATCAACGGAGCCTAG